One Deltaproteobacteria bacterium DNA segment encodes these proteins:
- a CDS encoding DEAD/DEAH box helicase family protein, giving the protein MDKKSLSERDICTKFITPALRKAGWDEMSQIREEVSFTKGRIIVRGKLVSRGKGKRADYILYIKPNIPIALIEAKDNTHAIGDGMQQGLGYAETLDIPFVFSSNGDGFVFHDRTGTSAEKEATLGLDGFPSPGDLWARFRAWKGLTPEAEQIVLEDYFDDGSGKEPRYYQVNAINAAIEAIAKGRDRILLVMATGTGKTYTAFQIVWRLWKAGRKKRILFLADRNVLIDQTMVNDFRPFGPAMAKLSTKAKTIEREDGSSEDPTTAIDGKHRVDTAYEIYLGLYQAITGPEEHQKIFREFSPTFFDLIVIDECHRGSAAEDSAWREILDYFSSATQIGLTATPKETEYVSNIHYFGEPVYSYSLKQGIRDGFLAPYKVIKVHIDRDVEGYRPEKGQLDRDGNEVEDRIYNNKDFDRTLVLDDRTTLVAAKVTEYLKESGDRFQKAIIFCVDQEHAARMRQALINENADMVDENHRYVMRLTGSDIEGQGQLGNFIDPYSKYPVLVTTSRLLSTGVDAQTCRLIVLDRAVGSMIEFKQIVGRGTRVHEDTRKFYFTLMDFRGATSHFADPDFDGEPVQIYQPEGDDPITPPDDISPPDDGEDGIPTEPGEDETIVDGPPDITLPPAGGGMRKVYVDGVGATIIAERVEHLDENGKLVTESLRDFTKKALKKRFASLDDFLKRWKAAERKQAIIEELEAEGLPLDPIAEELGKDLDPFDLICHVAFDAKPLTRRERADNVKKHDVFAKYGDRAHAVLDALLAKYADEGMLNLEDATVLRIFPFSELGTPVQLINAFGGKDGFSEAVHELQSALYQETA; this is encoded by the coding sequence ATGGACAAGAAAAGCCTCAGCGAACGCGACATTTGCACCAAGTTCATCACGCCCGCCTTGCGCAAGGCCGGATGGGATGAGATGTCGCAAATCCGCGAAGAGGTCAGCTTTACCAAGGGCCGTATCATTGTTCGTGGCAAACTGGTCAGCCGGGGCAAGGGGAAGCGCGCTGATTACATCCTCTACATCAAGCCCAACATCCCCATCGCGTTGATTGAGGCCAAGGACAACACCCACGCAATCGGCGACGGCATGCAACAGGGTCTGGGCTACGCCGAGACTCTCGACATTCCTTTCGTGTTCTCCTCCAACGGCGACGGCTTCGTGTTCCATGACCGGACGGGGACCAGCGCCGAGAAGGAGGCCACTCTCGGTCTCGATGGCTTCCCGTCGCCCGGAGACCTGTGGGCGCGCTTTCGCGCCTGGAAGGGCCTGACGCCGGAAGCCGAGCAAATCGTCCTTGAAGACTATTTCGACGATGGCAGCGGCAAAGAGCCGCGCTATTACCAGGTCAACGCCATCAATGCGGCCATCGAGGCCATCGCAAAGGGTCGTGACCGGATCCTGCTCGTCATGGCGACCGGCACCGGCAAAACCTACACCGCCTTCCAGATTGTCTGGCGGCTTTGGAAGGCAGGCCGCAAGAAGCGCATCCTGTTCCTGGCCGACCGCAATGTTCTGATCGACCAAACCATGGTCAATGACTTCCGGCCGTTCGGGCCGGCGATGGCCAAGCTCTCAACAAAGGCAAAGACCATTGAACGCGAAGACGGTTCGTCGGAGGACCCGACCACCGCCATCGATGGCAAACACCGCGTCGACACCGCCTACGAAATTTACCTCGGACTCTATCAGGCGATCACCGGGCCGGAAGAACACCAGAAGATCTTCCGCGAGTTCTCGCCCACATTCTTCGACCTCATTGTCATCGACGAGTGCCATCGCGGCAGCGCGGCCGAGGATTCGGCGTGGCGCGAAATCCTGGACTACTTCTCGTCGGCGACTCAGATCGGCCTCACCGCGACGCCCAAGGAAACCGAATACGTCTCCAACATCCATTACTTCGGCGAACCGGTCTACTCCTACTCTCTCAAGCAGGGTATCCGCGACGGCTTCCTGGCCCCGTACAAGGTCATCAAGGTTCACATCGACCGCGACGTGGAAGGCTACCGACCCGAAAAGGGCCAGCTCGACCGCGACGGCAACGAGGTCGAGGACAGGATCTACAACAACAAGGACTTCGACCGGACGCTGGTGCTGGACGACCGGACGACGCTCGTCGCGGCCAAGGTGACCGAATACTTGAAGGAAAGCGGCGACCGGTTCCAGAAGGCGATCATCTTCTGCGTCGATCAGGAACACGCTGCTCGTATGCGCCAAGCCTTGATCAACGAGAACGCCGACATGGTGGACGAGAACCACCGCTATGTCATGCGTCTCACCGGCAGTGACATCGAAGGACAGGGGCAACTCGGCAACTTCATTGACCCCTATTCGAAGTACCCGGTGTTGGTCACCACGTCGCGGCTGCTTTCGACCGGCGTCGATGCCCAGACCTGCCGCCTGATCGTGCTCGACCGCGCGGTCGGTTCCATGATTGAATTCAAGCAGATCGTCGGGCGCGGCACCCGCGTGCACGAGGATACCCGAAAGTTCTATTTCACTCTGATGGATTTCCGGGGTGCGACCAGCCATTTCGCCGACCCGGATTTCGACGGCGAACCGGTACAGATATACCAACCGGAGGGCGATGATCCGATCACGCCGCCCGACGACATATCACCGCCTGACGACGGCGAGGACGGCATCCCAACTGAACCGGGTGAAGACGAAACCATCGTCGATGGTCCGCCGGACATCACCTTGCCGCCCGCTGGTGGCGGCATGCGCAAGGTCTACGTAGACGGCGTTGGCGCGACCATCATCGCCGAGCGGGTCGAACATCTGGACGAGAACGGCAAGCTGGTCACCGAGTCCCTGCGCGACTTCACCAAGAAGGCGCTGAAGAAACGTTTTGCCAGTCTCGATGATTTCCTGAAACGCTGGAAGGCCGCTGAGCGCAAGCAGGCGATCATCGAGGAGTTGGAAGCCGAGGGCCTGCCGCTTGATCCCATCGCCGAAGAACTGGGCAAGGACCTCGACCCCTTCGATCTGATATGCCACGTTGCGTTCGATGCCAAACCGCTGACCCGGCGCGAGCGGGCCGACAACGTCAAGAAGCACGATGTGTTCGCGAAGTACGGAGATCGGGCGCACGCCGTGCTGGACGCGCTGTTGGCCAAGTACGCGGATGAAGGGATGCTTAACCTTGAGGACGCCACAGTGTTGCGTATTTTCCCGTTCAGTGAACTCGGCACCCCGGTGCAGTTGATCAACGCCTTTGGCGGCAAGGACGGCTTTTCCGAGGCCGTCCATGAACTTCAATCCGCCCTTTACCAGGAGACCGCATAA
- a CDS encoding class I SAM-dependent DNA methyltransferase has translation MSVRTLVKSIQNIMRQDTGVDGDAQRISQLCWMFFLKIIDDQDQELELMRDDYTSPIPQAYQWRLWAANPEGMTGDALLTFVNDDLFPALKNLSMTGQPGDRRRIVRDVFEDAYNYMKSGQLMRQVVNKINEIDFNNLTERQHFGDIYEQILNDLQSAGNSGEYYTPRAVTAFMVDRIDPHPGETLFDPACGTGGFLTCALHHMRNRYVKKPEDEQNMQAELRAVEKKQLPHMLCVTNMLLHGIEDASFVRHDNTLARPYIGWEQKDRVDVVLTNPPFGGKEEDGIESNFPQDFRTKETADLFLALIVRVLKPGGRAAVVLPDGSLFGEGVKTRLKEHLMEECNLHTIVRLPNSVFRPYASIGTNLLFFEKGEPTKDIWFYQHLVPEGQKAYSMTRPIRLEHLQGCIDWWGGAKREDREDTECAWKVAADDIKARGYNLDIKNPHTVVGDHGDPEKLLADLTVAEAEAASLRDQLKAILAEALSS, from the coding sequence ATGTCCGTCCGCACCCTCGTCAAGTCCATCCAGAACATCATGCGCCAGGACACCGGCGTGGACGGCGACGCCCAGCGCATCAGTCAACTTTGCTGGATGTTCTTCCTGAAGATTATCGACGATCAGGACCAGGAATTGGAGTTGATGCGCGACGACTACACCTCGCCGATCCCGCAGGCCTATCAGTGGCGCCTTTGGGCGGCGAATCCGGAGGGAATGACCGGCGACGCCCTGCTGACCTTCGTCAACGACGACCTCTTCCCGGCCCTGAAGAACTTGTCAATGACCGGCCAGCCCGGCGACCGTCGCCGCATCGTGCGCGACGTGTTCGAGGACGCCTACAACTACATGAAATCCGGCCAGCTGATGCGCCAGGTGGTGAACAAGATCAACGAGATCGACTTCAACAATCTGACTGAACGCCAGCATTTCGGCGATATCTACGAACAAATCCTCAACGACCTGCAATCGGCGGGCAATTCGGGTGAATATTACACACCCCGTGCCGTCACCGCCTTCATGGTCGACCGCATCGACCCGCATCCCGGTGAGACCCTGTTCGACCCCGCCTGCGGAACCGGCGGCTTTCTGACCTGCGCGCTGCACCACATGCGAAACCGTTACGTCAAGAAGCCCGAGGACGAGCAAAACATGCAGGCCGAGCTTCGTGCCGTCGAAAAGAAACAGCTTCCCCATATGCTCTGCGTCACGAACATGCTTCTGCACGGCATCGAGGACGCCAGCTTCGTGCGCCACGACAACACCCTGGCCCGCCCGTATATCGGTTGGGAACAGAAGGATCGGGTGGATGTCGTGCTGACCAACCCGCCCTTCGGCGGCAAGGAGGAGGACGGCATCGAGTCCAATTTTCCGCAGGACTTCCGCACCAAGGAAACGGCGGACCTTTTCCTCGCCCTGATCGTGCGCGTTCTGAAACCGGGCGGGCGCGCTGCCGTGGTGCTGCCAGACGGATCGCTGTTCGGCGAAGGCGTCAAGACCCGGCTTAAGGAGCACCTGATGGAGGAGTGCAACCTCCACACCATCGTCCGTCTGCCTAATTCCGTGTTCCGCCCCTATGCCTCAATCGGCACCAACCTGCTGTTCTTCGAGAAGGGCGAGCCGACGAAGGACATCTGGTTTTACCAACACCTCGTGCCCGAGGGTCAAAAGGCCTATTCTATGACCCGGCCGATCCGGCTCGAGCATCTGCAAGGCTGCATCGACTGGTGGGGCGGCGCCAAACGCGAGGACCGCGAGGATACGGAATGCGCTTGGAAGGTGGCGGCCGACGACATCAAGGCGCGCGGCTATAACCTCGACATCAAGAACCCGCATACTGTTGTCGGCGATCACGGCGACCCCGAGAAACTGCTGGCGGACCTGACGGTCGCCGAGGCAGAGGCGGCATCCCTGCGCGATCAGTTGAAGGCGATCCTGGCGGAGGCGCTGTCGAGTTGA
- a CDS encoding restriction endonuclease subunit S, producing the protein MNADRLLAHYEHISDAPDAIRRLRRFILDLAVRGRLVEQDPKDGHGAELRNLIQADWKRRLDAGEIKRIKKWPETTDEDVPFDVPQNWGLVRLGEAIDLINGRAFKPTDWTESGLQIVRIQNLNDPKAPFNRFDGEVRPKFLIDTGDFLISWSGTPGTSFGAHIWDRGPAVLNQHIFKSDLLGGVFDKHFLKIAINARLLELIEKAHGGAGLQHITKPRLEAVALTLPPLAEQHRIAAKVYEMIALCDRLEAARTEREVTRDRLAAASLARLGAPDPDPAAFQNHVIFALNNLALLVTRPDRMKSLHQTILDLAVRGKLVEQDPADEPAADLLRNLGASSGVVRQTKVEDTGDTPFECPKGWEWTKVQQILNPERRISYGVIKLGAEPKTGGVPTLRCSDVRPGFIELSGVRRVDEAIEAEYARTRLEGGEVVINVRGTLGGVSLVPEELRGFNVAREVAVIPIAADLSGPFLVYLMLSPYFWGHIQNNLRGIAYKGLNLGILRDLPIPLPPLTEQHRIVAKLDELMALCDRLETALTTADATRARLLDALLHEALGPPEGREVAARWSG; encoded by the coding sequence TTGAACGCCGACCGATTACTCGCCCACTACGAACACATCTCCGATGCGCCCGACGCCATCCGGCGTTTGCGGCGGTTCATCCTCGATTTGGCCGTGCGCGGTAGGTTGGTGGAGCAGGACCCTAAGGACGGACATGGCGCTGAACTTCGCAATCTCATCCAAGCCGATTGGAAGAGGCGGTTAGATGCTGGCGAGATCAAAAGGATCAAGAAATGGCCCGAGACAACGGACGAGGATGTGCCGTTCGATGTTCCGCAGAATTGGGGACTGGTGCGACTCGGAGAAGCAATCGATCTCATCAACGGTCGCGCATTCAAGCCCACTGATTGGACTGAGAGCGGACTTCAAATCGTTCGCATCCAGAACCTAAACGACCCTAAAGCACCCTTCAACCGCTTTGATGGTGAAGTGAGACCAAAATTTCTCATTGATACCGGCGATTTTCTGATTAGCTGGTCCGGCACGCCCGGAACATCGTTTGGCGCACATATTTGGGACCGCGGACCAGCAGTGCTGAACCAGCACATCTTCAAGTCAGACTTACTAGGGGGTGTGTTCGACAAGCATTTCCTGAAAATCGCCATCAACGCCCGACTGCTCGAACTGATCGAGAAAGCCCATGGGGGGGCCGGGCTGCAACACATTACAAAGCCGAGGCTAGAGGCAGTTGCCTTGACGCTCCCACCCCTCGCTGAACAACACCGCATCGCCGCGAAGGTCTATGAAATGATAGCGCTGTGCGACCGGCTGGAGGCAGCACGGACAGAGCGAGAGGTAACGAGGGACCGGCTGGCGGCGGCGAGCCTCGCCCGCTTGGGCGCGCCCGATCCCGACCCGGCGGCATTTCAGAACCACGTCATCTTCGCTCTCAATAACCTCGCCCTGCTCGTCACCCGACCCGACCGGATGAAATCCCTCCACCAGACCATCCTAGATCTCGCAGTTCGAGGAAAACTGGTCGAACAGGACCCGGCAGACGAACCAGCTGCCGATCTCTTGCGGAATCTTGGTGCGTCTTCTGGCGTTGTTCGCCAGACCAAGGTCGAAGACACTGGTGATACTCCGTTCGAGTGTCCGAAGGGTTGGGAGTGGACAAAGGTACAGCAAATCCTCAATCCAGAACGACGGATCTCCTACGGCGTAATCAAGTTAGGCGCTGAACCGAAAACAGGCGGCGTTCCGACACTTCGGTGTAGCGATGTGCGTCCCGGTTTCATCGAGTTGTCGGGCGTTCGAAGAGTCGATGAAGCAATCGAAGCCGAATATGCGCGAACCCGCCTAGAAGGCGGAGAAGTAGTCATAAATGTTCGCGGAACACTTGGCGGAGTTTCATTGGTACCGGAAGAGCTGAGGGGCTTCAATGTCGCTCGCGAGGTTGCAGTAATTCCAATTGCCGCCGACCTGTCTGGGCCATTCTTGGTTTACCTGATGTTGTCACCTTATTTCTGGGGACACATTCAGAACAATTTGCGGGGCATCGCCTATAAAGGTTTGAATCTTGGGATCCTGCGCGATCTACCGATCCCCCTCCCACCCCTCACTGAGCAACACCGTATCGTCGCCAAGCTCGATGAGCTAATGGCCCTCTGCGACCGGCTGGAGACCGCCCTCACCACCGCCGACGCCACCCGTGCCCGCCTCCTGGATGCCTTGCTGCACGAGGCGCTGGGGCCGCCTGAGGGAAGGGAGGTGGCCGCACGATGGTCCGGTTGA
- a CDS encoding phospholipase D family protein — MVRLMDAGWGTELTDALLADVSALRVICPFIKVGALDRLLSHQPGKVRVITRFNLADFAEGVSDVAALRRLLDAGARVRDSRRLHAKLYLFGGSRAIITSANLTKSSLDRNHEFGLVAENAPIIATCRAYFDDLWRREEDDLVLDQVDAWEETVTRHRALGARPSERTGLGDFGADAGVVDPFPVGLSAAVADAPQAFVKFLGEGDNRVPLSCPTIEEVERAGCHWTVAYPASKRPSGVQKDAIIFIARLTRDPNDIRILGRALGMKHEPGRDDATFADIARRSWKEKWPRYIRVHHAEFIAGTMANGVSLNELMDALEADSFAPTQRNAARGQGKNTNPRRAFMQHAAVVLSPAGRSWLGDRLQAAFDAHGKVPQDTLDRLDWPDLPAAPASNDGG; from the coding sequence ATGGTCCGGTTGATGGATGCGGGGTGGGGTACGGAACTGACCGACGCCTTGCTCGCGGACGTCAGCGCACTTCGGGTTATCTGTCCGTTCATCAAGGTGGGTGCTCTCGACCGCCTGCTATCTCATCAACCCGGCAAGGTTCGGGTCATTACTCGCTTCAACCTGGCCGACTTCGCCGAGGGTGTCAGCGATGTCGCGGCGTTGCGCAGACTGCTCGATGCTGGCGCGCGGGTTCGGGACAGCCGTAGACTTCACGCCAAGCTTTATCTGTTCGGCGGGAGCCGCGCCATCATCACATCGGCCAACCTTACGAAGTCATCGCTGGACCGGAACCACGAGTTCGGCCTGGTGGCCGAGAATGCGCCGATCATCGCGACCTGCCGGGCCTATTTCGATGACCTTTGGCGTCGCGAGGAAGACGACCTCGTACTCGATCAGGTCGATGCTTGGGAGGAAACCGTCACCCGCCACCGCGCCCTGGGCGCCCGGCCGAGCGAACGTACGGGTCTTGGGGATTTCGGGGCCGATGCCGGAGTTGTCGATCCTTTTCCCGTTGGACTGTCGGCTGCCGTGGCCGATGCGCCGCAGGCCTTCGTCAAGTTTCTGGGGGAAGGCGACAATCGCGTTCCGCTGTCGTGCCCCACTATCGAGGAGGTCGAGCGGGCGGGCTGCCACTGGACCGTCGCGTATCCGGCCTCCAAGCGGCCGAGCGGGGTTCAGAAGGACGCCATCATTTTCATCGCCCGGCTGACTCGCGATCCGAACGACATTCGCATCTTGGGCCGTGCGCTCGGCATGAAGCACGAGCCGGGCCGGGACGATGCGACATTCGCCGATATCGCGCGCAGGTCGTGGAAGGAAAAGTGGCCACGATACATCCGAGTCCATCACGCCGAGTTCATCGCCGGTACGATGGCGAACGGGGTTTCTCTCAACGAACTGATGGACGCGCTGGAAGCCGACTCGTTCGCGCCGACGCAACGCAATGCGGCGCGCGGTCAAGGGAAGAACACCAACCCGCGAAGAGCATTCATGCAACATGCCGCCGTCGTGCTTTCCCCGGCGGGCCGGTCGTGGCTTGGCGACCGGCTTCAGGCGGCGTTTGATGCCCATGGCAAGGTTCCCCAGGACACGCTCGACAGGCTGGACTGGCCGGACCTGCCGGCGGCTCCGGCATCGAATGATGGCGGCTGA
- a CDS encoding IS1595 family transposase yields MDLVSLIDKFNCDDKCRELLEELRWSNGVACTRCGSRELLDLPKHNRWECKSCNYQFSVTAGTIMHDSHLPLRKWFLAIYLMCESKKGISAKQMQRTLGIAYKTAWYLCHRIREAMGNDPLDGPTLVGVVEVDETHVGGKVKGKGRGYKGNKAIIAGAVQRDGQVRLERIPDVKRHTLHAFINRAVKDEAEAIYTDELQSYLGIADHNTRHQTVNHSIEEWVVGDVHTNSIEGAWSLFKRSLVGAFHKMSVKHLDRYLEELEWRYNNRKNPHIFRDTLARIMNTRPLEFRELIG; encoded by the coding sequence ATGGATCTCGTCTCCCTTATCGACAAGTTCAATTGTGACGACAAGTGCCGCGAGCTTCTTGAAGAACTCCGCTGGTCGAACGGTGTAGCATGTACCCGTTGCGGTAGCCGCGAACTGCTGGACCTTCCGAAACACAACCGTTGGGAATGCAAGTCATGTAACTACCAGTTCAGCGTGACGGCCGGAACCATCATGCATGATTCCCACCTGCCCCTGCGCAAGTGGTTCCTCGCTATTTACCTCATGTGCGAATCCAAGAAGGGCATTTCCGCTAAGCAAATGCAGCGTACCCTCGGAATCGCCTACAAGACGGCTTGGTATCTCTGCCATCGTATCCGCGAAGCCATGGGTAACGACCCCCTTGACGGCCCTACGCTGGTCGGTGTTGTCGAAGTGGACGAAACCCACGTGGGCGGCAAGGTGAAGGGCAAGGGACGCGGGTACAAGGGCAACAAGGCCATCATCGCCGGGGCGGTCCAGCGTGACGGGCAGGTTCGGCTTGAGCGTATCCCGGACGTGAAGCGCCACACCCTCCATGCCTTCATCAACCGCGCCGTCAAGGATGAAGCTGAAGCCATCTACACCGACGAACTCCAGTCCTACCTCGGGATTGCTGACCACAACACGCGGCACCAGACCGTCAATCACTCCATCGAGGAATGGGTTGTCGGCGACGTGCACACCAACAGCATTGAAGGAGCCTGGAGCCTGTTCAAGCGTTCGCTGGTGGGCGCATTCCACAAGATGAGCGTCAAGCATCTGGATCGTTACCTCGAAGAACTGGAGTGGCGCTACAACAACCGCAAGAACCCTCACATCTTCCGCGACACGCTGGCGCGGATCATGAACACTAGGCCGCTGGAGTTCCGGGAACTCATCGGCTAG
- a CDS encoding HNH endonuclease: MLRRQPDLSEVNFWAPSAGADPDDRSDFAFGCRILTQPFFFDEADWIPVPESWSPNIVSFKTYNTGEAEGLALWEAVNDRSARQLFPGIAEEQARFGEPQLIRLRLGQGAFRVLVTDIYGRRCAVTQERTLPALEAAHIRPYGDGGEHEARNGLLLRRDIHSLFDAGYVTVTPDLDFEVSRRIKEEFDNGRDYYALHGQRISAPREATQRPDPVALTWHNEHCFRG, translated from the coding sequence ATGCTGCGGCGGCAGCCGGACCTCAGCGAGGTCAATTTCTGGGCACCCTCGGCAGGGGCGGATCCGGACGACCGTAGCGACTTCGCCTTCGGTTGCCGCATCCTGACCCAACCGTTCTTTTTCGACGAGGCCGACTGGATTCCGGTACCGGAAAGCTGGTCGCCGAACATCGTCTCGTTCAAGACCTACAACACGGGCGAAGCCGAGGGGCTGGCCCTGTGGGAGGCGGTCAACGACCGTTCGGCCCGGCAGCTGTTCCCTGGCATAGCCGAAGAGCAGGCGCGGTTCGGGGAGCCCCAACTCATCCGGCTCCGCCTCGGGCAGGGGGCATTCCGTGTGCTGGTGACCGACATTTATGGGCGGCGTTGCGCTGTCACGCAGGAGCGGACCCTGCCAGCGCTTGAGGCGGCGCATATCCGTCCCTATGGCGATGGCGGCGAACACGAGGCCCGGAACGGCCTCCTGCTGCGGCGCGACATCCACAGCCTGTTCGACGCCGGTTATGTGACGGTCACGCCCGATCTCGACTTCGAGGTCAGCCGCCGCATCAAGGAAGAGTTTGACAACGGCCGGGATTACTATGCCCTACACGGTCAGCGGATCAGCGCGCCGCGTGAAGCCACCCAGCGCCCCGATCCGGTTGCCCTTACCTGGCACAATGAGCACTGTTTCAGGGGATGA
- a CDS encoding thermonuclease family protein, translating into MILITLSIILLLLAGCGGGSPTLRPPEPPPSQDLRVVDADTIDIDGVRYRLHGIDAPESYQTCRAWGHTWECGNAATQALRSRIDSAVSCTHTSTDRYDRAIGHCSVGDEDLNAWLVRNGWAIAYYTTDYVNEEAQAKAARRGIHRGQYVEPSARRRGERLQGEDTLAWVATGPVDVPALADSLLWGAVIDGEMLQDSVFGLTDAGAVSFGDWQAVNPTETAAWTGSMIARNAAGARTKGSARLTVDLEPHPEVDLTLSSPSTGPLTWQDVPLHAGSFQSDDQTMHGRFYGPRQTEAGGVFTRHGWVGAFGLIGSQIELATGP; encoded by the coding sequence ATGATTCTCATCACCCTCTCCATTATCCTTTTGCTCCTGGCCGGATGCGGCGGCGGCAGCCCAACCCTACGGCCTCCCGAACCACCACCATCTCAGGACCTCCGCGTCGTTGACGCCGACACCATCGACATCGACGGCGTCCGCTACCGCCTTCACGGGATCGACGCCCCCGAGTCCTATCAAACCTGCCGCGCGTGGGGCCACACCTGGGAGTGCGGCAACGCGGCTACGCAGGCTCTCCGTTCCCGCATCGACAGCGCCGTCTCGTGCACCCATACCTCCACCGACCGGTACGACCGTGCTATCGGGCACTGCTCCGTCGGAGACGAGGACCTCAATGCCTGGTTGGTTCGCAACGGTTGGGCTATCGCCTACTACACCACCGACTATGTCAATGAGGAAGCCCAGGCCAAAGCCGCGCGCCGGGGCATCCACCGCGGCCAGTACGTCGAGCCATCCGCACGACGCAGGGGAGAGCGGCTGCAGGGCGAGGACACCCTGGCGTGGGTCGCCACGGGCCCGGTCGACGTCCCCGCGCTCGCCGACAGCCTTCTGTGGGGCGCCGTCATTGATGGCGAGATGCTTCAGGACAGCGTCTTCGGCCTCACCGACGCCGGCGCCGTCTCCTTCGGCGACTGGCAAGCCGTCAATCCCACCGAGACGGCGGCCTGGACAGGCTCCATGATCGCCAGGAACGCCGCAGGAGCCCGAACTAAGGGATCCGCACGCCTCACCGTCGACCTCGAGCCGCATCCTGAAGTCGATTTGACGCTCTCCAGCCCCAGCACAGGCCCCCTCACGTGGCAGGACGTCCCGCTTCACGCCGGTTCCTTCCAGTCCGACGACCAAACCATGCACGGACGCTTCTACGGACCTCGACAGACCGAGGCTGGAGGGGTGTTCACTCGGCATGGATGGGTCGGTGCGTTCGGCCTCATCGGATCACAGATCGAGCTTGCGACCGGCCCCTGA
- a CDS encoding type II toxin-antitoxin system death-on-curing family toxin, which yields MSDYLTLAEVLAIHADQIERYGGSEGIRDAGLLEAALYRPQTGYYADLVEEAAALWESLAQNHPFVDGNKRVAFAATYTFLAINGVRLTASPEDAYAFISGLYEDGTFRFDRLAPWLRRNVEASV from the coding sequence GTGAGTGACTACCTCACGTTGGCGGAAGTCCTTGCCATTCACGCGGACCAGATTGAACGGTACGGAGGATCGGAGGGGATTCGGGACGCCGGTCTTCTGGAGGCGGCGCTCTATAGGCCGCAGACTGGCTACTACGCTGATCTCGTGGAGGAAGCCGCAGCGTTGTGGGAGAGTCTCGCCCAGAACCATCCGTTTGTCGATGGTAACAAACGCGTGGCCTTTGCCGCGACGTACACGTTCTTGGCGATCAATGGCGTGCGGCTGACGGCCAGCCCAGAGGATGCCTACGCTTTCATCTCGGGATTGTACGAAGACGGGACGTTCCGCTTTGACAGGCTGGCGCCATGGCTTCGGCGCAATGTCGAGGCGAGTGTCTGA